The following proteins are co-located in the Pseudomonas antarctica genome:
- the lolD gene encoding lipoprotein-releasing ABC transporter ATP-binding protein LolD, whose protein sequence is MSEKAILSCRNLGKSYEEGPESVVVLSNLQLELHPGERVAIVGSSGSGKSTLLNLLGGLDTPSQGSVWLAGEELSALGEKARGQLRNRSLGFVYQFHHLLPEFTALENVCMPLLIGKTAIPEARQRAKALLERVGLGHRLEHKPAELSGGERQRVAIARALVNNPGLVMLDEPTGNLDSHTAQGIKDLMLELSTQMRTAFLVVTHDMSMARQMDRVLHLQEGHLVAI, encoded by the coding sequence GTGGTGTTGTCCAACCTGCAGCTGGAACTGCACCCGGGCGAGCGCGTGGCGATCGTCGGCAGTTCCGGTTCGGGCAAAAGTACCTTGCTCAACCTGTTGGGCGGCCTGGATACGCCGTCCCAGGGCAGCGTGTGGCTGGCGGGCGAAGAATTGTCGGCCCTTGGCGAGAAGGCGCGCGGTCAACTGCGCAACCGTTCGTTGGGGTTTGTGTACCAGTTCCACCACTTGCTGCCGGAATTCACTGCACTGGAAAACGTGTGCATGCCGCTGCTGATCGGCAAGACCGCGATTCCGGAAGCCCGCCAGCGCGCCAAGGCGTTGCTGGAGCGCGTCGGCCTCGGCCATCGCCTGGAGCACAAGCCGGCCGAGCTGTCCGGCGGTGAGCGCCAGCGTGTGGCGATTGCCCGCGCCCTGGTGAACAACCCAGGCCTGGTGATGCTCGACGAGCCGACCGGCAACCTCGACTCCCACACCGCCCAGGGCATCAAGGATTTGATGCTGGAACTGAGCACCCAGATGCGCACCGCGTTCCTGGTGGTGACCCATGACATGAGCATGGCCCGCCAGATGGACCGTGTGTTGCACCTGCAGGAAGGTCATCTGGTCGCCATCTGA
- a CDS encoding lipoprotein-releasing ABC transporter permease subunit: MFRPLSIFIGTRYTRAKRRNRFVSFISMTSMIGLALGVLAMIVVLSVMNGFQREMSTRILGMVPHATIVGVNPIDDWQPVAAAALKNPEVTAAVPFTQMDGMFSYKGAMQPIEISGVDPAQEGKVSIVAQHIVRGKLEDLKAGEFGVVIGDITARRFRLNVGDKLTLIVPEISTAPGGITPRMQRLNVVGIFKVGAELDGSMALINMADAAEIQHWQPNQVQSVRLAVKDLYAAPKVSADIAASLGAAYKPDDWTHTQGSLFSAMKMEKTMIGLLLLMIVAVAAFNIIATLIMVVNDKGADIAILRTIGATPRQIMAIFMVQGTVIGIVGTLIGGVLGVIAALNVSELVGWLERVSGQHIFSSDVYFVSNLPSELQGGDVLLICSAGFVLSFLATLYPAYRAAKIEPAHALRYS, translated from the coding sequence ATGTTCAGACCGTTATCGATTTTCATCGGCACGCGCTATACCCGCGCCAAGCGCCGCAACCGTTTTGTTTCGTTTATCTCGATGACCTCGATGATCGGCCTCGCCCTGGGCGTGCTGGCGATGATCGTGGTGTTGTCGGTGATGAACGGCTTCCAGCGCGAAATGAGCACGCGGATTCTCGGCATGGTGCCCCACGCCACCATCGTCGGCGTAAACCCGATTGATGATTGGCAGCCCGTGGCCGCTGCCGCGTTGAAGAATCCGGAAGTCACCGCAGCGGTGCCTTTCACGCAGATGGACGGCATGTTCTCCTACAAAGGCGCGATGCAGCCGATCGAGATCAGCGGCGTCGACCCGGCCCAGGAAGGCAAGGTGTCGATCGTGGCCCAGCATATTGTGCGCGGCAAGCTGGAAGACCTGAAAGCCGGCGAATTCGGCGTGGTCATCGGCGACATCACCGCACGGCGTTTCCGCCTGAACGTGGGCGATAAACTGACCCTGATCGTCCCGGAAATCAGCACCGCGCCGGGCGGTATCACCCCGCGTATGCAGCGCTTGAACGTGGTCGGTATCTTCAAGGTCGGCGCCGAGCTGGATGGCTCCATGGCCTTGATCAACATGGCCGACGCCGCCGAGATCCAGCACTGGCAGCCGAACCAGGTGCAAAGCGTGCGCCTGGCGGTGAAGGACCTGTACGCAGCGCCCAAGGTCTCGGCGGACATCGCCGCCAGCCTGGGCGCGGCCTACAAACCGGATGACTGGACCCACACCCAGGGCAGCCTGTTCAGCGCGATGAAGATGGAAAAGACCATGATCGGCCTGCTGTTGCTGATGATCGTCGCCGTCGCCGCGTTCAACATCATTGCCACCTTGATCATGGTGGTGAACGACAAGGGCGCCGACATTGCGATTTTGCGCACTATCGGCGCCACGCCACGGCAGATCATGGCGATCTTCATGGTGCAGGGCACGGTGATCGGCATCGTCGGCACCTTGATCGGCGGCGTGTTGGGTGTGATTGCGGCGTTGAACGTGAGTGAACTGGTGGGGTGGCTGGAGCGCGTGAGCGGGCAGCATATCTTCAGTTCGGACGTGTACTTTGTCAGCAACCTGCCTTCGGAACTGCAGGGCGGCGACGTGCTGCTGATTTGCTCGGCGGGGTTTGTGCTGAGCTTTTTGGCGACACTGTACCCGGCGTATCGGGCGGCGAAGATTGAGCCGGCGCATGCGCTCAGGTATTCGTAA
- a CDS encoding heavy metal sensor histidine kinase — translation MIKRLSLASRLALLFAACTAVVSLIAGVLFNQASEAHFVELDQQLLDGKLVALRSTLQGADTPQLFAQREAQLRTELNRQPDLALRITAAGQRWYDGAPGVALPAAPGLHSLQNAGTDYRVYNVPLLPNQPGSPQLSLMLDITHHQHFLQRMQHLIWLTVGLSALATALLGAWAARSGLRPLRRMSEVAAGVSAQSLTQRLPQQQMPVELAELAQAFNAMLGRLDDSFQRLSAFSADIAHELRTPLSNLLTHTQVILTQPRPLEDYREALHSNLEELQWMAQLVNDMLYLAKADHGLLMPKREALVLEDEVEALLEFFALLAEDAHVSLVREGTAHTAGDRGMLRRALSNLLDNALRFTPAGGEVRVRMVESKRDVRLTVENTGEGIPAALLPRLFDRFYRADPARREGSSEHAGLGLAITQSIVRAHGGRIYCESGAGWTRFVIELPTAD, via the coding sequence TTGATCAAGCGCCTGTCCCTGGCCAGCCGTCTGGCGCTGCTGTTTGCGGCGTGCACGGCGGTGGTCTCGCTGATCGCCGGCGTGTTGTTCAACCAGGCCAGTGAGGCGCACTTTGTCGAACTCGACCAACAGTTGCTGGACGGCAAACTGGTGGCCTTGCGCAGCACGTTGCAGGGTGCGGATACGCCGCAGTTGTTCGCCCAGCGCGAAGCGCAATTGCGTACTGAACTCAACCGGCAACCCGACCTTGCGTTGCGCATCACTGCCGCCGGCCAGCGCTGGTATGACGGTGCACCGGGCGTCGCACTGCCCGCAGCGCCCGGCCTGCACAGCCTGCAAAACGCCGGCACCGACTATCGCGTGTACAACGTGCCGTTACTGCCAAACCAGCCGGGCTCGCCGCAACTGAGCCTGATGCTCGACATCACCCATCACCAGCACTTCCTGCAACGCATGCAGCATCTGATCTGGCTGACGGTCGGCCTCTCGGCCCTGGCCACCGCCCTGCTCGGCGCCTGGGCGGCACGCAGTGGCTTGCGGCCGTTGCGGCGCATGAGTGAAGTGGCTGCCGGAGTATCTGCTCAGTCATTGACCCAACGCCTGCCCCAGCAGCAAATGCCGGTGGAGCTGGCCGAGCTGGCCCAGGCCTTCAACGCGATGCTGGGCCGCCTGGACGACTCGTTCCAGCGCCTCTCGGCCTTCTCTGCCGACATCGCCCACGAACTGCGCACGCCGCTGTCGAACCTGCTGACCCACACCCAGGTCATCCTCACCCAGCCGCGCCCACTGGAGGATTACCGCGAGGCGCTGCACAGCAACCTGGAGGAGCTGCAATGGATGGCGCAGTTGGTGAATGACATGTTGTACCTGGCCAAGGCGGATCACGGGCTGCTCATGCCCAAGCGCGAAGCCTTGGTGCTGGAAGATGAAGTAGAGGCGCTGCTGGAGTTCTTCGCCTTGTTGGCGGAGGACGCCCACGTGAGCCTGGTGCGCGAAGGCACCGCCCATACGGCGGGTGACCGCGGCATGTTGCGCCGGGCCTTGTCGAATTTGCTCGATAACGCACTCAGGTTTACCCCGGCCGGTGGCGAGGTGCGGGTGCGGATGGTTGAAAGCAAACGGGACGTGAGGCTGACGGTGGAGAATACGGGAGAAGGTATTCCGGCGGCGTTGTTACCGCGGTTGTTTGACCGGTTCTACCGGGCCGACCCGGCGCGCCGTGAAGGCAGCAGCGAGCATGCAGGGCTGGGGTTGGCGATTACCCAGTCGATTGTGCGGGCGCATGGGGGGAGGATTTATTGTGAGTCTGGGGCGGGGTGGACCAGGTTTGTGATTGAGTTGCCAACAGCAGATTGA
- a CDS encoding heavy metal response regulator transcription factor, giving the protein MKLLIVEDQPKTGHYLRQGLTEAGFTTELVADGNTGQHLALTGDYDLLILDVMLPGRDGWQILQAVRSAGLDIPVLFLTARDAVEDRVHGLELGADDYLVKPFAFSELLARVRSLLRRGSSTPQETALQLADLRLDLIRRRVERDGQRIDLTAKEFSLLELLLRRQGEVLPKSLIASQVWDMNFDSDTNIIEVAIRRLRLKVDDHFPNKLIHTVRGMGYVLEERCN; this is encoded by the coding sequence ATGAAACTGCTGATCGTCGAAGACCAACCGAAAACCGGCCATTACCTGCGCCAGGGCCTGACCGAGGCGGGCTTTACCACCGAATTGGTGGCTGACGGCAACACCGGGCAACATCTGGCGTTGACCGGCGATTACGACCTGCTGATCCTCGATGTGATGCTGCCGGGCCGCGACGGCTGGCAAATCCTGCAAGCCGTGCGCAGCGCCGGCCTGGACATCCCGGTGCTGTTCCTCACCGCCCGCGATGCCGTGGAAGACCGCGTGCACGGCCTGGAGCTGGGCGCCGACGATTACCTGGTCAAGCCCTTCGCCTTTTCCGAACTGTTGGCCCGGGTGCGCAGCCTGTTGCGCCGTGGCAGCAGCACACCGCAGGAAACCGCGCTGCAACTGGCCGACCTGCGCCTGGACCTGATCCGCCGCCGCGTCGAGCGGGACGGCCAGCGCATCGACCTCACCGCCAAAGAATTCTCCCTGCTGGAACTGCTGCTGCGCCGCCAGGGCGAAGTGCTGCCCAAGTCGCTGATCGCCTCTCAAGTGTGGGACATGAATTTCGACAGCGACACCAACATCATCGAAGTGGCGATCCGCCGATTGCGCCTGAAAGTCGACGACCATTTCCCCAACAAGCTGATCCACACCGTGCGCGGCATGGGCTATGTGCTGGAGGAACGGTGCAATTGA
- a CDS encoding cupredoxin domain-containing protein: MALRTPLLLAGCLLALSFDAVADTAHTFAFGHAASADKATRSVEVVLQDISFSPKSLDVKAGETVRFVLVNKGQLLHEFNLGDAAMHAEHQKEMLQMQASGMLTATGMGKMDHSAMGHGDMGGMKHDDPNSVLVEPGKTAELTWTFTKATGLEFACNIPGHYQAGMVGKLNVD; encoded by the coding sequence ATGGCGTTGCGTACACCCCTATTGCTGGCGGGTTGCCTGTTGGCCTTGAGTTTCGATGCGGTGGCTGACACGGCCCACACATTTGCCTTCGGCCATGCGGCGTCGGCTGACAAAGCCACGCGTAGCGTGGAAGTGGTGCTGCAGGATATTTCCTTTTCGCCCAAGTCGCTGGACGTAAAAGCCGGTGAGACCGTGCGCTTTGTGCTGGTCAACAAAGGCCAGTTGCTGCATGAATTCAACCTGGGCGACGCGGCGATGCATGCCGAACACCAGAAGGAAATGTTGCAGATGCAGGCCAGCGGCATGCTCACCGCCACCGGCATGGGCAAGATGGACCACAGCGCCATGGGCCACGGTGACATGGGCGGCATGAAGCATGACGACCCCAACAGTGTGCTGGTAGAGCCCGGCAAAACGGCCGAGCTGACCTGGACCTTCACCAAGGCCACGGGCCTGGAATTCGCCTGTAATATCCCCGGGCACTATCAGGCGGGCATGGTCGGCAAGCTCAACGTCGATTGA
- the queF gene encoding NADPH-dependent 7-cyano-7-deazaguanine reductase QueF (Catalyzes the NADPH-dependent reduction of 7-cyano-7-deazaguanine (preQ0) to 7-aminomethyl-7-deazaguanine (preQ1) in queuosine biosynthesis) gives MHPAAEHSPLGKSSEYISTYTPSLLFPIPRAAKWAELGLSAETLPYKGVDFWNCFELSWLLPSGKPVVAIGEFSIPADSPNIIESKSFKLYLNSLNQTAFADTASLEATLRTDLSAAAGKPVSVRIRRLAEVEAEGVQALPGVCIDDLDISVSNYEHPRPELLRCDDSRIVEESVHSHLLKSNCPVTSQPDWGSVAVQYRGSALDHASLLEYIVSFRQHSDFHEQCVERIFLDLQRLLKPEKLTVYARYVRRGGLDINPYRSTEDMPFQNVRLARQ, from the coding sequence ATGCATCCCGCAGCCGAACATTCGCCGCTGGGCAAGTCCAGTGAATACATCTCCACCTACACCCCGTCGTTGCTGTTCCCGATCCCTCGCGCCGCCAAATGGGCCGAGCTGGGCCTGAGCGCCGAAACCCTGCCTTACAAAGGCGTGGATTTCTGGAACTGCTTCGAATTGTCCTGGCTGCTGCCGTCAGGCAAGCCGGTGGTGGCCATCGGTGAATTCAGCATTCCGGCCGACTCGCCGAACATCATCGAGTCCAAGTCCTTCAAGCTGTACCTCAACTCGCTGAACCAGACCGCGTTTGCCGATACGGCAAGCCTGGAAGCGACCTTGCGCACCGACCTCAGCGCCGCCGCCGGCAAACCGGTGAGCGTGCGTATCCGCCGTTTGGCCGAGGTTGAGGCCGAAGGTGTGCAGGCGTTGCCAGGTGTGTGCATTGATGACCTGGACATCAGCGTCAGCAACTACGAACACCCGCGCCCGGAACTGCTGCGCTGCGATGATTCGCGCATTGTCGAGGAGAGCGTGCACAGCCACCTGCTCAAATCCAACTGCCCGGTTACCAGCCAGCCCGATTGGGGCAGTGTGGCGGTGCAATACCGTGGTTCGGCCCTGGATCACGCCAGCCTGCTGGAATACATCGTGAGCTTTCGCCAGCATTCGGACTTCCATGAGCAGTGCGTGGAGCGGATCTTTCTCGACCTGCAGCGCTTGCTCAAGCCGGAAAAATTGACGGTGTATGCACGGTATGTGCGGCGCGGTGGGTTGGACATCAACCCGTATCGCAGCACTGAGGACATGCCGTTCCAGAACGTTCGCCTGGCGCGTCAGTAG
- a CDS encoding DUF4404 family protein, translating to MPAREELKNQVKVLREQLDSDPLMSAEKRDELESLITELEVQEPLEGAIQDPSIADGVNLAVERFELDHPGIAGTLRNIVTTLGNIGI from the coding sequence ATGCCTGCCCGCGAAGAGTTGAAAAACCAAGTCAAAGTATTGCGCGAGCAATTGGACAGCGACCCGCTGATGTCGGCGGAAAAACGCGACGAACTCGAATCACTGATTACCGAACTTGAAGTTCAAGAGCCTCTGGAAGGCGCCATTCAGGACCCAAGCATCGCCGATGGCGTGAACCTGGCGGTTGAACGCTTCGAACTGGACCACCCGGGCATTGCCGGGACCTTGCGCAATATTGTGACGACCCTGGGCAATATCGGGATATAA
- a CDS encoding VacJ family lipoprotein: protein MRWSHYFAQLSVCATVLLAPFAVQAASEDDPWESVNRPIFTFNDTVDTYALKPLAQGYQFVTPQFMQTGIHNFFRNIGDVGNFANDVLQLKPHAAGVDTARLLMNTTFGVLGFIDVGTKMGLQRNDEDFGQTLGRWGVGSGPYVMLPLLGPSTLRDAPSKYVDSYTQPYRYMNDIGWRNSTFGLNIVDTRASLLDSEKLISGDKYTFIRNAYLQNREFKVKDGKVVDDF, encoded by the coding sequence ATGCGCTGGAGCCACTACTTCGCTCAGCTATCTGTGTGTGCCACCGTCCTTCTGGCCCCGTTCGCCGTCCAAGCTGCGTCGGAAGACGATCCATGGGAAAGCGTTAACCGCCCGATCTTCACCTTCAACGATACCGTTGATACCTATGCGCTCAAGCCATTGGCGCAGGGCTACCAGTTTGTCACCCCGCAATTCATGCAGACGGGCATCCATAACTTCTTCCGCAACATCGGCGATGTCGGCAACTTTGCCAACGACGTGTTGCAGCTCAAGCCACACGCGGCCGGTGTCGACACCGCTCGTTTGCTGATGAACACCACGTTTGGTGTGCTGGGCTTCATTGATGTCGGCACCAAAATGGGGCTGCAACGCAACGACGAAGACTTCGGCCAGACCCTGGGTCGCTGGGGCGTCGGCAGCGGTCCTTACGTGATGCTGCCGCTGCTCGGCCCAAGCACCCTGCGTGATGCGCCGTCCAAATACGTCGACAGCTACACCCAACCGTACCGTTACATGAACGATATCGGCTGGCGCAACAGCACCTTCGGCCTGAACATCGTCGATACCCGTGCCAGCCTGCTCGACAGCGAGAAACTGATCTCTGGCGACAAATACACCTTCATCCGTAACGCTTACCTGCAGAACCGTGAGTTCAAGGTCAAGGACGGCAAGGTCGTCGACGACTTTTAA
- a CDS encoding PilZ domain-containing protein gives MSEHERDYAEKRDFIRMRVDADVSLIHAGQEIAGVCVDLSSSGMQVEAPRQFEVGDPLTVRIDSEHAALAGLEADTEVVWARNEGERQHLGLRILKMR, from the coding sequence GTGAGCGAACATGAGCGCGACTACGCCGAAAAACGCGATTTCATCCGCATGCGAGTGGATGCCGATGTGTCGTTGATCCACGCCGGGCAGGAGATTGCCGGGGTCTGTGTAGACCTTTCCAGCTCCGGTATGCAGGTTGAGGCACCGCGCCAGTTCGAGGTCGGAGACCCGCTGACGGTGCGTATTGATTCAGAGCACGCCGCCCTCGCGGGCCTGGAGGCGGACACCGAGGTGGTGTGGGCCAGGAATGAAGGCGAGCGCCAGCACCTGGGCCTCAGGATCTTGAAAATGCGCTGA
- the rssB gene encoding two-component system response regulator RssB: MQKTSATLLIIDDDEVVRASLAAYLEDSGFSVLQASNGQQGLQVFERDKPDLVICDLRMPQMGGLELIRQVTELAPQTPVIVVSGAGVMNDAVEALRLGAADYLIKPLEDLAVLEHSVRRALDRARLLLENQRYREKLETANRELEASLNLLQEDQNAGRQVQMNMLPVSPWTIDEFKFAHQIIPSLYLSGDFVDYFRVDERRVAFYLADVSGHGASSAFVTVLLKFMTTRLLFESKRNGTLPEFTPSEVLGHINRGLISCKLGKHVTMVGGVIDEETGLLTYSIGGHLPMPVLYTPDSVRYLEGRGLPVGLFNEATYEDHILELPPTFSLTLMSDGILDLLPEPTLKEKEAALPEKVKSAGGSLDGLRQVFGLATLGEMPDDIALLVLSRNL, from the coding sequence ATGCAAAAAACCAGTGCCACGCTGCTGATAATCGATGACGACGAAGTAGTGCGCGCGAGCCTCGCGGCCTATTTGGAAGACAGTGGCTTCAGCGTCCTGCAGGCCAGCAATGGCCAACAGGGTCTCCAGGTATTCGAGCGCGACAAGCCCGACCTTGTGATCTGCGACCTGCGCATGCCCCAGATGGGCGGCCTCGAGCTGATCCGCCAGGTGACTGAGCTTGCCCCGCAGACGCCGGTGATTGTTGTGTCCGGTGCCGGCGTGATGAACGACGCCGTCGAGGCCCTGCGCCTGGGCGCCGCCGATTACCTGATCAAGCCCCTGGAAGACCTGGCCGTGTTGGAGCACTCGGTGCGCCGCGCGCTGGACCGTGCCCGCCTGCTGCTGGAAAACCAGCGCTACCGCGAAAAGCTCGAAACCGCCAACCGCGAACTCGAAGCCAGCCTCAACCTGCTCCAGGAAGACCAGAACGCCGGTCGCCAGGTGCAGATGAACATGCTGCCGGTCAGCCCCTGGACCATCGACGAGTTCAAGTTTGCGCACCAGATCATCCCGTCGTTGTACCTGTCGGGTGATTTCGTCGATTATTTCCGCGTCGATGAGCGGCGTGTGGCGTTCTACCTGGCCGACGTCTCCGGCCACGGCGCTTCTTCTGCTTTTGTCACCGTGTTGTTGAAGTTCATGACCACACGGCTGTTGTTCGAATCCAAGCGCAATGGCACCTTGCCGGAGTTCACCCCCTCCGAGGTGCTGGGCCACATCAACCGAGGCCTGATCAGCTGTAAGCTGGGCAAGCACGTGACGATGGTCGGCGGCGTGATCGATGAAGAAACCGGTCTTTTGACCTACAGCATTGGCGGTCACCTGCCGATGCCGGTTTTATACACTCCAGACAGTGTGCGTTACCTGGAAGGCCGTGGTCTGCCGGTGGGCTTGTTCAATGAAGCCACCTACGAAGACCATATCCTGGAACTGCCGCCGACCTTCAGCCTCACGCTGATGTCCGACGGTATCCTGGACCTGCTTCCAGAGCCTACACTCAAGGAGAAAGAAGCCGCCTTGCCTGAAAAGGTCAAGTCGGCGGGCGGCAGCCTGGATGGCCTGCGGCAGGTTTTTGGATTGGCCACGCTAGGGGAGATGCCGGATGATATCGCCCTATTGGTGTTGAGCAGGAATCTTTGA
- the rssC gene encoding anti-sigma factor antagonist RssC: protein MSTGRIQFAEQDGTFVLKFVGEVRLTLCSALDATIERIFTALNFSAIVIDLTETRSIDSTTLGLLAKLSILSRQKVGLLPTVVTTHEDITRLLQSMGFDQVFNIVDRPIPCPECLTDLPSQDQSEEVVRIKVLEAHKILMGLNESNREAFHDLVNALERH from the coding sequence ATGAGTACCGGAAGAATCCAATTCGCCGAGCAAGACGGGACCTTCGTCCTGAAGTTTGTCGGTGAAGTGCGCCTGACCTTATGTTCGGCGCTGGATGCAACGATTGAGCGGATTTTCACAGCCCTGAATTTCTCGGCGATCGTGATCGATCTGACCGAAACCCGCAGCATCGACAGCACCACCCTTGGCTTGCTGGCCAAGTTGTCCATTCTGTCGCGGCAGAAGGTCGGCCTGTTGCCGACTGTCGTCACCACCCACGAAGACATCACCCGGCTGTTGCAGTCCATGGGTTTTGACCAGGTGTTCAACATCGTTGACCGCCCGATCCCCTGCCCGGAATGCCTGACCGACCTGCCTTCGCAAGACCAGTCCGAAGAAGTGGTACGGATCAAGGTGCTCGAAGCGCACAAGATCCTGATGGGCCTGAACGAGTCCAACCGCGAAGCCTTCCACGACCTCGTCAACGCCCTGGAACGCCACTAG
- the tal gene encoding transaldolase, giving the protein MTSKLEQLKQFTTVVADTGDFSTLAKLKPQDATTNPSLLLKAASIPGYAKLLDECVKDCNGDVGLASDRFAVAVGQEILKVVPGRISTEVDARLSFDTDAVLKRAHRLIDLYDKAGVGRDRVLIKIASTWEGIRAAETLEKEGIQTNLTLLFSFAQAVACAEAGVFLISPFVGRIYDWYKKANGNDYTGSDDPGVQSVTRIYNYYKANGYKTVVMGASFRNLSQIEELAGCDRLTISPDLLEKLAADEGKLERKLAPGHAGEARVHLTEAQFRWESNEDAMATEKLAEGIRQFARDQEKLEALLAAKL; this is encoded by the coding sequence ATGACTTCCAAGCTGGAACAACTCAAGCAATTCACCACCGTTGTAGCCGATACCGGCGATTTTTCTACCCTCGCCAAGCTCAAGCCGCAAGACGCCACCACCAACCCTTCCCTGCTGCTCAAGGCCGCTTCGATCCCAGGCTATGCCAAGCTGCTGGATGAGTGCGTTAAGGACTGTAACGGCGACGTGGGCCTGGCCAGCGACCGTTTTGCGGTGGCGGTGGGTCAAGAGATTCTCAAAGTCGTACCGGGCCGTATTTCCACTGAGGTGGATGCCCGCCTGTCGTTCGACACTGACGCCGTACTCAAGCGTGCGCACCGTCTGATCGACCTGTACGACAAAGCCGGCGTTGGCCGTGACCGTGTGCTGATCAAGATCGCCTCCACCTGGGAAGGCATCCGCGCAGCCGAGACGCTGGAAAAAGAAGGTATCCAGACCAACCTGACGCTGCTGTTCTCGTTTGCCCAGGCCGTGGCCTGTGCCGAGGCTGGGGTGTTCCTGATTTCGCCGTTCGTGGGCCGTATCTACGACTGGTACAAGAAGGCCAATGGCAACGACTACACCGGTTCCGATGACCCGGGCGTGCAGTCGGTGACGCGCATCTACAACTACTACAAGGCCAATGGCTACAAGACGGTGGTGATGGGTGCGAGCTTCCGTAACCTCAGCCAGATTGAAGAGCTGGCCGGGTGTGATCGCCTGACCATCAGCCCGGACCTGCTGGAGAAGCTGGCGGCGGATGAAGGCAAGCTGGAGCGCAAGTTGGCACCAGGCCATGCCGGCGAAGCGCGGGTGCATTTGACTGAAGCGCAGTTCCGTTGGGAGTCCAACGAGGACGCGATGGCGACTGAGAAGCTGGCGGAGGGGATTCGTCAGTTTGCTCGGGACCAGGAGAAGCTGGAGGCGTTGTTGGCTGCCAAGTTGTAA
- the dusA gene encoding tRNA dihydrouridine(20/20a) synthase DusA, whose protein sequence is MLDKQSFSPAESSPALSRRFSVAPMMDWTDRHCRFFLRLLSKHALLYTEMVTTGAILHGDHDRFLRHNEAEHPLALQLGGSVPADLAACARMAEAGGYDEVNLNVGCPSDRVQNNMIGAILMAHPALVADCVKAMRDAVSIPVTVKHRIGINGRDSYAELCDFVGTVRDAGCTSFTVHARIAILEGLSPKENRDIPPLRYDVAAQLKQDFPELEIVLNGGIKTLEQCQAHLQVFDGVMLGREAYHNPYLLAEVDQLLFGSEAPVISRAEALAQLRPYIAEHLASGGAMHHITRHVLGLGTGFPGARRFRQLLSVDIHKASDPLALLDQAGELLEGR, encoded by the coding sequence ATGCTAGATAAACAGAGCTTTAGCCCAGCAGAATCAAGCCCCGCACTGTCTCGGCGCTTTAGCGTTGCACCCATGATGGATTGGACCGACCGCCACTGCCGGTTCTTCCTGCGCCTGCTCTCCAAGCACGCCCTGCTCTACACCGAGATGGTCACGACGGGCGCGATCCTGCACGGCGACCACGACCGTTTCCTGCGTCATAACGAAGCCGAGCACCCGCTTGCGCTGCAGTTGGGCGGCAGCGTCCCCGCTGACCTGGCTGCCTGCGCGCGTATGGCTGAGGCTGGCGGTTACGATGAAGTGAACTTGAACGTCGGCTGCCCGAGTGATCGGGTGCAGAACAATATGATCGGCGCGATCCTGATGGCGCACCCTGCACTTGTGGCGGATTGCGTGAAGGCGATGCGGGATGCGGTGTCGATTCCGGTGACGGTGAAGCATCGTATCGGGATTAATGGGCGCGACAGTTATGCCGAGTTGTGTGATTTCGTCGGGACGGTGAGGGACGCCGGGTGCACCAGTTTTACGGTGCATGCGCGGATTGCGATTCTTGAGGGGTTGTCGCCGAAGGAGAATCGCGACATTCCGCCGTTGCGCTATGACGTGGCGGCGCAGTTGAAGCAGGATTTCCCGGAGCTGGAGATTGTGCTGAACGGTGGAATCAAGACGCTGGAGCAGTGCCAAGCGCATTTGCAGGTGTTTGATGGGGTGATGTTGGGGCGCGAGGCTTATCACAATCCGTATTTGCTGGCGGAGGTGGATCAGCTGCTGTTTGGCAGTGAGGCGCCGGTGATTAGTCGGGCTGAGGCGCTGGCGCAGTTGCGGCCGTATATTGCGGAGCATTTGGCCAGTGGTGGGGCGATGCATCACATTACGCGGCATGTGTTGGGGTTGGGGACCGGGTTTCCGGGGGCTCGCCGGTTCAGGCAGTTGTTGTCGGTGGATATTCATAAGGCGAGTGATCCGTTGGCGTTGCTGGATCAGGCGGGAGAGTTGTTGGAGGGGCGGTGA